ttaatttttactaCATGAAAAGTTAACCCTATGAAAATTCTGAAGAGTGACATCATAACTGGTAGGGCCCTGTCATACTGAGGCATCCATAGGTGTCATTTGAATGTTTTATGACACTTCTGGACataaacaatgaataatataatgtaacaaagaATAATTCAGCTGAAATGTGTGAATCATCATAGGCCTGATAGTACAGACATGCATATAATTTCACAAGTGACTTCTAAACATTAAAGACTGTGGTATAGGCTATGCTCAGGGAAAAGTCCATTTTTACATGTgtgtcagaccacacatggaatactgtgtacagtactgggcaccagtgtacaagaaagatatagtggaactggagagggttcaaagatgggcaaccagagtaataaggggaatggaaggactgcagtacccagaaagattatcagaattagggttatttagtttggagaaaagacggcttaggggggacttaataactatgtataaatatataagggggcagtacagagatcactcccaggacctatttatacccaggactgtatctataacaaggggacatcctctacggctggaggaaagaaggtttctacaccagcacagacgggggttctttacagtaagagcggtgagactatggaactctctgccagaggaagtggtaatggtaaactcaataaaagagtttaaaaggagcctggacgtgtttcttgaaagcaataatatcacaagttatggatagtagattaatagggacagaacgttgatccagggatttattctgattgccatatttggagtcgggaaggaattttccccctggtatggggcaattggcatctgcttcataagggttttttgccttcctctggatcaacacggtagggacacaatatgtatataggttgaacttgatggactttggtcttttttcaaccttatgaactatgttactatgttactcaGTGATGTATGAGCTGGTCTTTGCTTTGGAATTCTTTTGATCAAAATAGGATGTGATTTAGACTGGAGGGCATCCCAATGCACCCACTTGTGACAGGTTGCATCCACCCATTAATCTACATGGCATCTTTTTAATATCCAAGGGCCACCTCTTCCCTACCACCCTTCTCCTATCCTCCCCTCTGCTCTCTGACAGCACCCTGTTTCCATCATTTTGTTGCACTGGATTTCCCATACTTAGATCCTTTGTGTTATCTCTTCTGTGTACCAAAAAAGCTGTGCTATACCAATACAAAGTAGCTAACATAATTTTCGACAttactcattttattatttgtagaggcataaatatttaatgttatgtaTTAGAAATCCCATGCAGATGTAGGTATATTTTATGGAACATATCTTGAAAATTAAGACTTCTGGAAAATATTTGCTAACGGgagcaaacattttaatattaatgttaatttagaTCACTTTTTTCTGGGCCGGCATGAGGCAGCCACACGCAATAAGGTGTAAGTTGGGGTGCCTGAGCCAATCCCCACATTATCTGGAGGAAGCAAACTTTTTTCCAATTGGTCGGCCTTCCCCGTAACATAGAGAGAGTAAACACCAGTCTCATTGGAAGAGATTTTTCCCATTGGTTGCCTTAGTCCTGCCACGGAAGCTGTGGGTTTACAACCCCTTTACTGCTGAATTCTTTTCATCTGTCAATCAGTTTATCTTGTCACCAAAtttcttatttgtttgttttaatctgCCCTTTCGTCTGTGTGGGATAAAAGCCATGTTGTTTTCCCAATAACGTGTTGCTACATTCAGTATTGGAAGTTGTCTGGTGGCACCAGATACAGCAAGGCTTGCAGAAGACAGTTCCTTGAGCCTCTGAGAAGGGTGCTGGCAGCAGGTGTTTGTCTAACTATCCCTACAACTCAGAAAAGCTTCTCAGTGGTCCCTAGCCAACTAGTGAAGCCTACAAGCTTTTTGTAGTACATTCCCATTAACTTTGTTCTTGAAACAAGAATAATTAATTTCCACCAGTACACTAGGCGAgctatacaaaaaaagtaaaataaatacactgaacacttatttttattttatttttaaaacacaaacattttagtTATTATTGACATTGGTAATATTTTTGGAGTCttttagtaacaaaaaaaactgaagtGTGTTGCTTACATAACAGCATTAAGTCTTTTGGGGTAAGTATGCACCTGCTTTGTCCCATACTTTTTGGCTTGATCATTTCTTTGACTTGGCGCTTTTGTCCTACGAAAAAAGGTGAATTTGCTCCCAATACAGTATAAGGTTCTCTATTGCAGtattttgctgtattttgtGCCTCTTCTTTTCCTCCAGTTTGAAAGAAGATTCCCAGGCTGTACTGATGAAAAGTGTCCTACAGCATAATAAAGCCACCGCCATACTTCATCATACTGGATCATCATACTGGATCATACAGATACTGGTGTTGTATAACCACAAAGCCAAAACAAATAGTAGCTAGGGCTTTCTGGCAAACTCTAGACATGCTTTTTAAGTAATGACTATAGACTTGTTGATATGGCTGACTGGCTATTTCACTCCCAACCACTATAATTCTTTCAAAGTGATATTAGCCTCCCTTTTGCTTTGCCCACATGCCTTCTTCtatttgatatattatatacactatatggtcaAAAGTATcaggacacctggccattacaccagcagggacttttatgatattCCTTTCTAAATTCATAGACATTAATGTGAAGTTGGTTCACCCTTTGCTGCTatagcagcttccactcttctttccacaagattttggagtgtttctgtgagaatttgcccattcatccagtagggcatttgtgaggtcaggtgcTGGGTGTTGGATGAGaaagcctggctcgcaatctccattccagttcatctctATGGTGTTTGAATGGGTTGAGGTCGGAGCTCAACATGAGGTCATTCCTGTTCTCccacaccaaactcacccaaccatgtctttatggcccTTACTTTGTGCACTgctgcacagtcatgctggaatagaaaagaccctctccaaactgttcccaagttggaagcatagcattgtccaaaatgtcttagtatCTCACCTTCCGCATACCAAGACCTTTTGGACAACCCCACCTGCAAGCGTGGAATAAAACTTTGAATTTTGTACATCTGGAGTGGCTGAATTACAAGCACCCTTTGGTTTTTACAATAGGTCTGCCTCCTTAATTGGGACACAGCCCTTCTTCCTCCTACAAGGTGCCGGAACGagagatccccaaatgccaaccCTAAGAAGTTATTAGCTGCGATTATATCGCTGTGTAATAATTTTAGTGATTAAGGTTAGAAAACATCTTTCTTTACTTTTACAGCCACAGTTGCTTGACATTGATGACATAATAGAGATTCAGTTTCTATCTTCTATTTTTCTTatcatcaaaaaataaaaaatatcctcTTCTAGAGATTCAGACAGAAATATTATTCCTATTTGTGGGCTTCTTTAATCTGAGATAATTGCACTACTTTCACATTTCAGAAATGCACAATCTCTTTGCATAGTTTTAAAGGTCATTTTGACTTTAGAACATTGTTTGGTCTAAATACTGTCTATTTTTGGCATGGTTTGTATCACTTGTGTGCTTGATTAAATAATTCTTAgctttaaagcaaaaaaacatgtgtggtaatttaatatttaagaatGTATGTACTGATCTGCATGAAGCAAAATGCAAAAGTGACTCCCATATGAACTTTACATGAACATAGGGCTGCAGCGTTCCTTTATGGGCCTCTGTATCTtatttaaaacaagaaaactGGTCTTTTTAGACCTCCAGGGTTTGGTTCTGAGATCTAGGTGTAAAATGTCaagagggaaaatgggcagagtgTGAATAAAATGGGCAGAGCATGAACAGGTACAACCATTTAGATGCTAATTTTGGGCATAGGCCAAGTCTGGCAAACTGGAAATCTGGTTTTGTTGACCTAATATGGTTTCTTGTGAAAATTTACCATAAATGAGAAAGGGCTATGTTTTACCTCAAAGATCTAAAGAGATGTGTTTCCCCTGACTTTCTACCATACCGCTTTGtgttaaacaatagaatggctcagcctTAATCACCCTGATCGACAccttgactaatgaaagtctacagAGGAAGGGATTTCATTGTACAAGTAGGACTTCAGCTCAGCGTGGTGTTTGAAAAGGGAAAGCCACCCAAAACATCATGGGTGACTGATGACTATAGcagcctccagatctgcagataaaggaaattCATTGGAGCAAAGTGATATGGAACCATGTCATTGCTAATCTATATTACAGTATTTCATGGTCAaggagaaaataattattttccttgggACGTCCCATGGAAAGAGATTACATTCAGCCCTCGGCCATCATTAAAAAGATTCTCCATGTGAGACCATTTCAGTAAGATATTCTATGATTCTTTTCCAAACTGTTACAAGTGATAACAAATAACTATGTCACACTGTGAacattacacaaaatatatacacacaatcagGCATAATGTCCTAATTGCTTTCCCTGGCCTTTTATATTATACTCTTTTTGTGGTTGTAAGAGGAGAGAGATGATTTAATTGCTGTATTGTTTTGGGCTATATTACCTTTCTatttatgtatactgtatagacATTTAGTATGCAAGAAAATATGGGGTGCATACAAGGTAACACAAGGTGGAAACAATGTCTCCAGGAGTGTTCTTCAAAAATGGACTGGTCAAATGGAGTATCAAGATAAACGTATAGTTTTAAGATCCAACCACAAAGGAAACTGATCTAAAAGTAGGACGCCTTAAAGACCAAATTAATTACTTGCTAATTGGATTAAAACAATTGCCCCACTACTCCATCAAGTCAAGAATGGCATATTCTTCACAAATAGAATAGAAAACTTTGTTTTAAAGTCCCCCAATGTTCGtgtcttttttatgtatatacacactgatTGGATTTCTCAAAGGTGGAAACTAGAGGTAGGTAGGAAGAAGCAGTTTGAATCCATGAAAAAACTACACGACTATCTCCTATTCATGAGGAAAAATATTCCACTGATGATGATTCTcaactgacattttttttcttgtttacgtGTAATTTGCAAATAGCTAACAGGGGATGCTGCCACCCAGTAACAGCAGGAGTAACTCTTGTTTAGGTAGTGCATCTTTAGCCCAgaaactctctctctatatatataaatataaaagtatataaatatatttaaaaaagtggggcaaatactttttcacagtacTCAAATTGCTTTGCATTAAATCTGTCTCCAAGTTTTCTTCCCTAGCACGAAAGAATGTTTGCTGGTAGTCATGGCagttgcatacctcccaagtgtcccttttaCTAGGGAGTGTCCCTTTTTTTGTGTCCTACATTCCGTTCCTCCTCGATTCCTCCcggtattctggcctaggccaactaggtcACCCTCTTGAGCGAACAGGCCTCCCAGTATCCCTGTGCTCAATGAGCCGGTTACAGGAGAGATCTTGGAACCCCTTAATCGGCACATTTAGACTATGGAGGCTGCGGCGACTCAGCACAGGCGCTATAATCTGCATCAGAAGGTGCCGCATGCAGTTAAGACACAGGGATATGGCGTTATATCCAGATGCTCAATGTCTTAAAGGTACGGCGCGCCTTTTAAGGCAGTGTAGGCTCAGATGAGGAGGGGACAGATTAATGGGTAGTGGGGACCAACTCACTGGACATTTGGAAGACAGTGCAAGCCTTGTCACttagttaaaatgttttcagtgAATAAACACCCAGCCGCACAACATAGATCACTTTACAATCACTGAAAGCTTCACCTCCACAacgttttaaaaacaaaacagaatatttaaaGCCAAAGGAATTGTCTCTGTAAAAACGTTTACAATGATTCACATTACTGTCTTAATAGTAATTCCAATATCCctgccagggccagactggcgatCCCGAGGCATCCCTGGCTCTTGATGGCCAGTGGACATCTTATGACATAGTTGCTGCCAACAGCTGGATATGTGAGGGAGCACACTACGTTattatgctcatgtagcatgCTTCATATACATCCGCTGACTGCACACTGTAGCACCCGATCTGAAGCTAGTGTGTGCAGATTGGGTGAGTATGGAGTGCTGATGGCCatcggcccaccgggcatttgccaaGTGTGGAAGGTTGCCAGTCCAGGGCTTTCTGGTGCCATAGCCATTGCAAGCAGCTAAATCCATAATCTACAAATTACCACCTCAAAACCATTACACGCGGTAATTTATATCCTTTACTGAAATATGAATGGTTTAAGTATTCAATGATGAAGTGGAATTCTAAAGTGTGGAGTTGTGATGATTTGTAGACTTCACTGTCTAACCTCATTGTCGCTGTGTCTTCATTCATCAAATGAATACAGATAGTAGAATTAAAGTGTTCTACAACatatatgtatttcattttgATAGGGGCTCCTTTTTAATACGGTATAAGGTGATGTCTAACGAGGTGTGTGAGAAGGAAGCCTGTAGGTATGGGCCACAACCAGCAGAAAGTGGCAGTGTTCAGGGGGTAATTGGTTTATTTAGCTTCCAAATCTCTGAAACGAGTGAGGTAATGAAGCTGCAGAGCTCACAGTCGGCAGGGTCAGCAGTTTTGTTCCAATTACACAATCTAAAATATGTGTAGCTGATTGACCCCTTTTGTTATTTGCTGAGCTCTCATGTTAGGACAAAACAATACGCAGCGTCAGCTTCCAGCCCCCCGCCACACTTCAAACATGCTTTATTCAAAATATGGACTCCAGGATCATATTCTTTCATTCAACTTAGACTCCTcctctggtaaaaaaaaaaaaacttaaaaaaacccataagAGCAAGCAGATTTATGGGGTATAAATTGCCTGGGTGGGGTCTGGCCTGTTACCAACCATCCTTCTCAGTGGCTCAGTCACAACACTGTGAgtaatcattattttctttgctACTTGTACGGTTCGGAAATGTCTATCCAATATCTTTCTAAAACCTTAAATGCATTAATTTTCATATAAGTTTAATAGAGTTACTAAATCACTGATATTTTGTATCATCAGAGCATTTTGATAAGTAACTAGTGACATCCAGAGGAGTAGGGGCTGCTGTACATTCTGTTATAAATGTTGGTTTGATAGAAATGTTGTCGAGTTTAAGGTTTTTTGAAACTTCACGATTCACAGGCCACTGTTCTAAATGGTAGTCTAGTTTAATTATGACTGTCAAATAGTGTTCATGGTTCTGTGTTAAAAGGTGGTAGGCCATATGTATAAGGAGCAATTCTAGTGCAAAGTACTAAATGTAGAGAAGTCAGCAGGAAGATTCAATTGCTTTCCATAACCCCACGACTACACATATTTACCTTAGAAGTAATATTGTTGATATAATAAAACTTAGATGTACGGTACGCGTACTGACGCATACAAGATGGAGTCATGGAAACTATGATGTGTATACAAGTAGCCCTCAGAGTACTTTGCATTTCAGGTCTGTGGCAAGTATTTAACTTTTGTGTAatgatgtttatatgtgtgttccTGTGATTATATTTGTGTAAGGATGAgagctataataataataataagaggaaTAGGAATTTAGCAACTCATTAAACTCTCCATAATGTCCATGTATTTCACTTTTTCTGAGGACGTAGTATATTATTGGCATCACACGAATAATTGTATAACTGAGTAGGCCATTTGTTaggtacattttttgttttcctatatTAAGTAAGCTAAAGACAGATGTTTGCAGTAGCCCTGTTGTTTATTAAGCACATACAAATCAATACTTTGGCCAAACTAGTTTATAAATGTGAGCATCAGAGCCACATCTAACCTCGTACTAAAGATCTCTGCCAATGTGGAGGTGGACATTTCAATGAACAATTTAATATCCAGTCAAAAAAGTTATTCATAAATCATGGTATTTTCAATGAATGTGGTTTTCCAGTTTGCTTAGGATCAGagttaaaatatattcaataaaaccAAGAGAGACAGCTTCGATCAGATGTATTGTGTGGTGTTGCTAGTATTTAACTCCAAACAGCACAAGAAAGAAGTTGTGGGTCAGGAGGTGGACCATATtaattgctatggtgataaaacagcTTTAATACCATTTAAAGTTAATAAACACCctttaaacactttttatacattgttCTTCATGCCTGCTAGAGGTGCTTGCCCAATGGTGGTTTGGCTTCGAAGGTGATCGGAGTCTTTTGAGAGGAACATAGAGGATCATAGGCCGGGTGTATAGGGAACCGGGATAACGCTCTGACAGAAAGCCTTATTGGAAACATCACTTTACAAAACATCTGTTGTAGTTAGTCATTAATTCACTAACAGTCAATAATGCAGCTCATTCTCatagtttttttatatgcattagttatacatttcaaattctgTCTAAATGCTTTAGGAATTCTATTGCAGAAAAAATAACTTGTAATACTGTCAGTCCTTTTATTATGCTTCAAGTGCACCAGTGACTCTGTACTTATGAcagactaaaataataataataataaaatattatgcagCTTGTGCTGGTACGACTATCTCAACATTGGTGTAATGGGTATTCCAATGATCTATTTCAGAGTTTTGTAAGATGTCTCACAGCGGAGCACAGGGCAGCATTGGCAGCCACTCAGCTTTGGGGCTACAAAATTACAGGGTATGTACAATGAGAGATTTTCAAACATGATCGTCCAAAGTTCTATTTATAAACAGCCTAGACCTGTATTTCTCTCTGTCCTTGTATGCAATTCATAAAAACAATAGCAAAAATCAGgttcttcattttattttatacattaaaccaGGTGCTGCTTGGCAGCTGTTGGCTGGTCTTCATGTCTTGCCTATGtgaatagaaatgttttatatgtatataagccTGGAGCATGAAACGAGACTggtgtatatatttgttgctATGATACTCTGGCATTTTGCGTATGTTGTTTCCCAAGTAAACTTTTAATTTAGACTAAATGCCCATTTTATCTGAAATGAATTCCTGCTATTTTTTAGAAATATGCTACACATAATCATACAAATTAGATTtcactttaatttatatatatatatatatattaggaatTGGGAGGAGCAGGTCTAGTGATATCATTTTCATCCTACAGCTCATCTGTTATGAATATGAAAACTTCCAAGGACGGAGAGTTGATTTATCTGCCGAGTGTCGAAATCTGTGTGACCGCGGATTCGACCAAGTAAAGTCCATCCGAGTGGAGTCAGGACCGTAAGTAGAACAGTATTTAATGAATATGTCATCTCTGGAGATTAGGCGATAAACTGAGGTTATTGATTTTGCATTAGAgagatacattttcaaaataattctCAGACCTAAAGAAATCTCTGTTTGGGGGATGTTAAACTGCTGCCAGTAAATGCCAGAATGCGGTCCACAGGGGCCATGGAAATTATCAGACATAGGGCTGTTTCcattttatagttttaaatagtaaatagtaaaaGTCATTATCCTGGTGATGCGCAGGATTATCACCCATACAGATTTCCATCTAATTTGCTCACAACGTGCTGTGTACTGTGTTACAGCTGGGTTGCATTTGAACAAAAGGATTTCACCGGTGAAATGTTCGTTTTGGAGAAGGGAGAGTACCCTCGTTGGGATTCCTGGTCTAATTGCTTCCGTGCCGACAGGATAATGTCTCTTCGACCAGTCCGCATGGTAAGCAGCTGGCAAAGATAATTCTACGGTACAATGTGAAGAAAAACATATTCCATGCCAACAGTACAGGTCGTCAGTAGGTCTTTGTGTTACTGCATCAATCACTGGCAACTGTTCTAATTAAAGAACAACCTGAACTTTGTGATAGGAAGTTCTGAAACTTGCATACTGACAACCCATGTCTGTCAACATATTGAAAAGTCCACATCGAACAATATTTACTTTGAAATCCGGTGTTGATTTTCTTAACCGTTTTGAACTCCAGAAGTGTAAGCATACAAGTTATATTTTGG
This sequence is a window from Spea bombifrons isolate aSpeBom1 chromosome 2, aSpeBom1.2.pri, whole genome shotgun sequence. Protein-coding genes within it:
- the LOC128474664 gene encoding beta-crystallin B1-like, whose translation is MSHSGAQGSIGSHSALGLQNYRLICYEYENFQGRRVDLSAECRNLCDRGFDQVKSIRVESGPWVAFEQKDFTGEMFVLEKGEYPRWDSWSNCFRADRIMSLRPVRMDTQDYKICLYECANFEGRKMEVCDEDIPSLWSYGFQDRVASVQVVGGTWVGYQYPGYRGYQYLLEYGPYKHWNNWGANQPQVQSIRRVKDMQWYKRGNFEVGN